One window of the Benincasa hispida cultivar B227 chromosome 3, ASM972705v1, whole genome shotgun sequence genome contains the following:
- the LOC120074498 gene encoding E3 ubiquitin-protein ligase RNF181-like, with product MSSAASTPIQYRLYGTGSGTGNGVLEVQTSYFERMISVSPVTGRPPRILHETPRIPFHNALFYLSLHQLQNPLFYISQFLSSLNICPAACEIMARQIASYIDRMINENRESNFRIIAEVDFSRVIWMEEHSIYGGDAMAEETVVFDEAPPPRRGVEKVAVERVRELKSQEELGDCCICLEELSCEKREVIRIPCGHVYHESCVFKWLRKNNSCPLCRKPLPLNDDSR from the coding sequence ATGTCTTCTGCTGCTTCTACTCCAATTCAATACCGTCTCTACGGCACCGGCTCCGGCACAGGCAATGGAGTATTAGAAGTTCAAACAAGCTATTTCGAACGTATGATCTCTGTTTCTCCGGTCACCGGACGTCCGCCGCGAATCCTCCATGAAACTCCACGGATTCCATTCCACAATGcactgttctatctctctttacACCAACTCCAAAATCCATTGTTCTACATCTCGCAATTTCTCTCTTCACTCAACATCTGTCCCGCCGCTTGCGAAATCATGGCTCGCCAAATCGCTTCCTATATCGATCGGATGATTAACGAAAACAGAGAGAGTAATTTCCGTATCATCGCCGAGGTCGATTTCAGTCGAGTTATCTGGATGGAAGAACACTCAATCTATGGCGGTGATGCAATGGCGGAGGAGACGGTGGTGTTCGATGAAGCTCCGCCGCCGAGGAGAGGAGTGGAGAAGGTGGCGGTGGAGAGAGTGAGGGAGTTGAAATCGCAAGAGGAATTGGGAGATTGTTGCATCTGTTTGGAAGAATTGAGTTGTGAAAAGAGGGAGGTGATAAGGATTCCGTGTGGGCATGTGTATCATGAATCATGCGTCTTCAAGTGGCTTAGGAAGAATAATTCTTGCCCTCTCTGTAGAAAGCCATTGCCACTCAATGACGACTCaaggtga
- the LOC120074497 gene encoding acidic repeat-containing protein — protein MDVGSANVDLPTTDKEIIPEKIEDEEIKEPLIHCELCDAEIIHKLAQVLLPGLSTACVDNTSGDIFRTPGSVAADMRKEMVDYLTMRSETCVAESVILENAPDAEVSDHPYDIISDFVDDFAATKRNLFSRVSGWVLSEKREDKIDDFVQEMDINGFWPLDRREAIAQVLLKNVDFKSEFHCDKKFHSAEELAEHVENCGFRSLTCTNEGCTARFCASHAEQHDSICPFKIISCEQKCSAFIMRREMDRHCITVCPMKLVNCPFHNLGCQSPVPYCMIAQHCSESFDSHLLHILHSIHKEANEETLIHRRQQLEEASSLDHLRGLQNLRLLTSKIKEMESRLGPLVVICKVEDTEEAKDSSDGSDEEKEASNATEDAKDGSNATKEKDMSNGNEETKDASIATEERKDASTAIEEREVMSSAIEEMKDASNEKEEDSDVSNEKEEMKDTSNKKEEDRDDSNEKEEAKDASSNEKETKEEKEETKDASNEKEETKNASNEKEETRDASNSTEETKDASNAKEEMKNGSDSEEEMKNGSDSEEEMKNDSDIKEEKKDDSDVKEEKKDDSDSEEEKKDGSDAAEEEVKKEIEERKEEERKDASNVVRNDPDEAER, from the exons ATGGACGTG GGGTCTGCGAATGTGGATCTTCCTACGACGGACAAAGAAATCATACCGGAGAAGATTGAGGATGAAGAGATCAAAGAGCCTTTGATTCATTGCGAGCTTTGCGATGCGGAAATTATTCATAAACTTGCTCAGGTTCTCCTTCCTGGATTATCCACCGCATGTGTCGATAATACGAGTGGCGATATTTTTCGAACCCCTGGTTCAGTGGCTGCCGATATGAGGAAAGAAATGGTGGATTATCTTACCATGAGGAGCGAAACTTGTGTGGCTGAATCTGTAATTTTAGAGAATGCGCCGGATGCTGAGGTATCTGATCATCCTTATGATATCATCTCTGATTTCGTTGATGATTTTGCTGCTACGAAGAGAAATTTGTTTAGTAGAGTTTCAGGATGGGTTCTAAGTGAGAAAAGAGAGGATAAGATAGATGATTTTGTTCAAGAAATGGACATTAATGGCTTTTGGCCACTTGATAGGAGAGAAGCAATTGCTCAGGTTTTGCTTAAGAATGTAGATtttaagagtgaatttcattgtGATAAGAAATTTCACTCTGCAGAAGAACTAGCTGAGCATGTCGAAAACTGTGGGTTTAGGTCCTTAACTTGCACAAATGAAGGCTGCACTGCAAGATTTTGTGCAAGCCACGCAGAACAGCATGATTCCATCTGCCCCTTCAAGATAATTTCATGTGAACAGAAGTGTTCTGCCTTTATTATGAGACGTGAAATGGACCGCcattgcataactgtttgtccAATGAAGCTTGTGAACTGCCCCTTCCATAATTTGGGTTGTCAATCCCCTGTTCCTTACTGTATGATAGCGCAGCATTGTTCAGAGAGTTTTGATTCTCATTTACTGCACATTCTTCACTCTATACACAAGGAAGCCAATGAAGAGACTCTTATACATAGACGGCAACAGCTTGAAGAG GCATCATCACTTGACCACCTTAGAGGGCTTCAAAACTTGAGATTGTTAACCtcaaaaatcaaagaaatggAATCGAGGCTAGGACCGTTAGTAGTCATCTGCAAGGTTGAGGACACGGAAGAAGCAAAGGATAGCTCTGACGGAAGTGACGAAGAGAAGGAGGCGTCTAATGCAACTGAAGATGCCAAGGATGGCTCTAATGCAACCAAAGAAAAGGACATGTCTAATGGAAATGAAGAAACAAAGGATGCCTCTATTGCAACTGAAGAAAGGAAGGATGCGTCTACTGCAATTGAAGAAAGGGAAGTCATGTCTAGTGCAATTGAAGAAATGAAGGACGCTTCTaacgaaaaagaagaagatagtgATGTTTCTAATGAAAAAGAAGAGATGAAGGACACTTCTAACAAGAAAGAAGAAGACCGCGATGATTctaatgaaaaagaagaagcgAAAGATGCTTCTTctaatgaaaaagaaacaaaagaagaaaaagaagaaacgaAAGATGCTTctaatgaaaaagaagaaacgaAAAATGCTTctaatgaaaaagaagaaacgaGAGATGCGTCGAATTCAACTGAAGAAACGAAGGATGCTTCTAATGCAAAGGAAGAAATGAAGAATGGTTCTGATTCAGAGGAAGAAATGAAGAATGGTTCTGATTCAGAGGAAGAAATGAAGAATGATTCTGAtataaaggaagaaaagaaggatgATTCTGATgtaaaggaagaaaagaaggatgATTCTGATTcagaggaagaaaaaaaggatGGTTCTGATGCAGCAgaggaagaagtgaagaaagaaattgaagaaaggaaggaggaagaaaggaAGGATGCTTCAAATGTAGTAAGAAATGATCCAGATGAAGCtgaaagataa